One region of Salvelinus sp. IW2-2015 linkage group LG1, ASM291031v2, whole genome shotgun sequence genomic DNA includes:
- the LOC111964997 gene encoding translocon-associated protein subunit alpha, with protein MFNFGSKILVLFLVTFPCGQMSFGQVSAEESAEDIAPHATVDEEEEEEEEDEVLVEEDQVPGSESEDBLDEDAAVGDVTSHPDADTTIIFVTGEEFPANEISKFLVGFNNKGSQDFTVHSLEASFRYPQDFQFYIQNFTALPLSTVVQPQQQASFEYSFIPAQSMAGRPFGLVILFNYQDSEGNGFQTAIYNQTVTIVELEEGLDGETMFMYIFLTGLVVLAIFGMYQVLESRMRKRLPVKVETGTGGMNDVDISWIPQETLNIMSKASASPKASPRKRTKRAAGVDQ; from the exons ATGTTTAATTTCGGATCAAAAATACTTGTACTTTTCCTCGTGACTTTCCCATGTGGCCAGATGTCTTTCG GCCAGGTATCTGCAGAAGAGTCTGCGGAAGACATCGCCCCACATGCAACAgtcgatgaggaggaggaggaggaagaggaggatgaggttcTGGTGGAGGAAGATCAGGTCCCAGGCTCG GAATCAGAAGATRACTTAGATGAAGATGCCGCAGTTGGAGATGTAACCTCTCACcctgatgctgacaccaccatcaTCTTTGTGACCGGGGAAG AGTTCCCAGCCAATGAGATTTCGAAGTTCCTGGTGGGTTTCAACAATAAGGGAAGCCAGGATTTCACTGTCCATTCCCTGGAGGCCTCCTTCCGTTACCCTCAGGACTTCCAGTTCTACATCCAGAAC TTCACAGCCTTGCCCCTGAGCACTGTAGTCCAGCCCCAGCAGCAGGCCTCCTTTGAGTACTCCTTCATCCCTGCTCAGTCCATGGCTGGTCGTCCCTTCGGCCTGGTCATCCTATTCAACTACCAGGACAGTGAG GGCAACGGTTTCCAGACGGCCATTTACAACCAGACCGTCACTATCGTTGAGCTGGAGGAGGGACTGGATGGAGAGAC AATGTTCATGTACATCTTCCTGACTGGATTAGTTGTCTTGGCGATCTTTGGCATGTACCAGGTGCTGGAGTCTAGGATG AGGAAGAGGCTCCCAGTGAAGGTGGAGACGGGCACCGGTGGGATGAACGATGTGGACATCAGCTGGATTCCCCAGGAGACCCTCAACATCATGA GCAAGGCATCGGCATCCCCTAAAGCCTCCCCGAGGAAACGCACCAAGAGAGCGGCTGGAGTAGATCAATAA
- the LOC111965066 gene encoding neuritin yields the protein MGFTTVKISRFCAFIALVSLAVARVSAADVKCENIYRDFSDCVLELGESMDNYQENVTSEMGVEAVCSHWEAFHTCALTALSGCQEEVGSIWETLKEDSRKIRFQGSLFDLCSPSSAPSLRSLLSPLPLLLLGLLILGRPIWPST from the exons ATGGGATTTACGACGGTGAAGATTTCAAGATTTTGTGCATTTATTGCATTAG TGTCCCTGGCTGTGGCAAGAGTCTCAGCGGCAGATGTGAAGTGTGAGAATATTTATAGGGACTTCTCTGACTGTGTTCTGGAGTTGGGGGAGAGCATGGATAACTACCAAGAGAATGTGACCAGCGAGATGGGAGTGGAAGCTGTGTGCAg CCACTGGGAGGCGTTCCACACGTGTGCCCTGACGGCACTGTCCGGGTGTCAGGAGGAGGTGGGCTCCATCTGGGAGACCCTGAAAGAAGACTCCAGGAAGATCCGCTTCCAGGGCAGCCTCTTCGACCTGTGCAGCCCCAGCTCGGCCCCCAGCCTGCGCTCGCTTCTATCCCCTCTACCCCTGCTGCTCCTAGGCTTGCTGATCCTGGGAAGGCCCATCTGGCCATCCACATAG
- the LOC111965045 gene encoding protein SYS1 homolog isoform X1 translates to MGSHFRSYIWDPVLILSQIVLMQCIYYSFLGLWLAGVDSLVQTNRSLDQIFSYEVLGFATMQGRLSMMAFILNSLTCALGLWFFIRRGKQCLDFTVTVHFFHMIGCWIYNAHLPAALSWWLVNVACMALMAVIGEYLCMRTELRAIPVNSGPKSNL, encoded by the exons ATGGGCAGTCATTTCCGCAGCTACATCTGGGACCCGGTCCTCATCTTGTCCCAGATTGTGTTGATGCAATGCATCTACTACAGCTTTCTGGGTCTGTGGTTGGCTGGAGTGGACAGTCTCGTACAAACCAACAGATCGCTGGACCAGATCTTCAGTTATGAG GTTCTTGGTTTTGCAACAATGCAGGGTAGACTCTCAATGATGGCATTCATCTTGAACTCGCTTACCTG TGCCCTGGGCCTGTGGTTCTTCATCCGCCGAGGGAAGCAGTGTCTGGACTTCACCGTCACTGTGCACTTCTTCCACATGATAGGCTGTTGGATCTACAACGCCCACCTCCCGGCGGccctgtcctggtggctggtcaaCGTGGCCTGCATGGCTCTGATGGCCGTGATTGGAGAGTACCTGTGCATGCGGACTGAGCTCAGGGCCATCCCAGTCAACAGTGGACCTAAGTCTAACCTCTGA
- the LOC111965045 gene encoding protein SYS1 homolog isoform X2, whose product MGSHFRSYIWDPVLILSQIVLMQCIYYSFLGLWLAGVDSLVQTNRSLDQIFSYEVLGFATMQGRLSMMAFILNSLT is encoded by the exons ATGGGCAGTCATTTCCGCAGCTACATCTGGGACCCGGTCCTCATCTTGTCCCAGATTGTGTTGATGCAATGCATCTACTACAGCTTTCTGGGTCTGTGGTTGGCTGGAGTGGACAGTCTCGTACAAACCAACAGATCGCTGGACCAGATCTTCAGTTATGAG GTTCTTGGTTTTGCAACAATGCAGGGTAGACTCTCAATGATGGCATTCATCTTGAACTCGCTTACCTG A